Proteins from a genomic interval of Cyclopterus lumpus isolate fCycLum1 chromosome 18, fCycLum1.pri, whole genome shotgun sequence:
- the eml3 gene encoding echinoderm microtubule-associated protein-like 3 isoform X2 — protein sequence MDSSTNSLDDASADGSADFPDRASMMEVRLQAQDDEITLLKSSLADALRRIRLHDQLLPLLKQQLIAVNPGAARVLNQVCSPDGCMGSKRLSSSSIVDGVCHSATRVRRNSEKLGNPERQRKRLDKKAASSANLLTRSPSLENRTKELIAGAGSPGSRRGTYSQEQSIKMFIRGRPITMYIPSNIQNYEDLKMEPPPERLELDWVYGYRGRDCRANLYFLPTGEALFFIACVVVLYHINNRTQRHYHKHTDCVRCLTVHPDKVRVASGQTAGVDKDGKPLQPCVHIWDSTTLVTLQQIGLGSFQRGVGSVAFSFADSGAFLCVIDDSNEHMLSVWDCNKGTKHAEVKSTNEAVFAVEFNSSDSTNIITCGKSHVYFWTLSAGQFTKKQGIFGKYKKPKFMQCFVFSLTGDVLTGDSEGNILTWGKSAADVKTLGKGAKETFQIMRQTRAHEGSVFTLCALQGGTLLSGGGKDRKIIRWSADLAPERECEIPENYGAVRTIADVDGEELLVGTTRNAILRGTFSDGFVAIVQGHVDEMWGLATHPSQNIFLTCGHDRQVCLWNTEEHMLDWCISLEDYGLCADFCPNGSVVSVGLSTGRWMVLDLLTKEVVSESIDGNEQLSVMRYSPDGSFLAVGSHDNFIYIYNVTESGRRYTRFGKCNGHSSFITHLDWAKDGKYIMSNSGDYEILYWDIVAGCKLLRNRFESKDREWASYTCVLGFHVMGVWLEGSDGTDINALCRSHSERMVAVADDFCKVHLFQYPCPKPKAPSHKYEGHGSHVTNVCFTHNDSHLLSMGGKDTCILQWKVIGGGAGDSRERLASASSASTSSPEPASS from the exons atgatgCGTCGGCAGACGGCAGCGCTGACTTCCCAGACCGAGCTTCCATGATGGAGGTGCGTCTGCAGGCGCAGGATGATGAGATCACGCTGCTAAAATCCTCGCTGGCTGACGCCCTGCGCAGGATCCGCCTCCATGATCAGCTCTTACCGTTACTGAAACAGCAGCTCATTGCAG TGAACCCAGGTGCTGCTCGAGTGCTGAACCAAGTGTGCTCCCCTGATGGTTGCATGGGCAGCAAAAGACTTTCTTCCAGCTCAATCGTTGATGGGGTCTGCCACTCTGCTACCAG GGTTCGTAGGAACAGCGAGAAACTGGGGAATCCGGAGAGGCAGAGGAAACGTCTGGACAAGAAGGCGGCGTCCTCGGCCAACCTCCTCACCCGCTCCCCTAGTCTGGAGAA CCGAACTAAGGAGCTAATCGCCGGTGCAG GATCCCCCGGATCTAGAAGAGGAACCTACAGCCAAG AACAGTCGATCAAAATGTTCATCCGAGGCCGGCCGATAACCATGTACATCCCCTCTAACATCCAGAACTATGAAGACCTGAAGATGGAGCCGCCACCTGAGAGACTGGAGTTGGACTGGGT CTATGGTTACCGGGGCCGGGACTGCCGGGCCAACCTGTACTTCCTTCCAACGGGCGAGGCGTTGTTCTTCATCGCCTGTGTGGTTGTGCTTTACCACATCAACAACCGCACACAACGCCACTATCACAAACACACCGATTGCGTCCGCTG TCTTACTGTCCATCCTGACAAGGTGCGCGTGGCATCTGGCCAGACAGCCGGGGTGGATAAAGACGGCAAG ccCCTGCAACCTTGTGTTCATATTTGGGACTCCACCACCCTGGTCACCCTGCAGCAGATCGGCCTGGGATCCTTCCAGAGGGGAGTGGGATCCGTTGCGTTTTCCTTTGCT GACTCTGGAGCCTTCCTGTGTGTGATCGACGACTCAAACGAACACATGCTGTCGGTGTGGGACTGCAACAAGGGGACCAAGCACGCGGAGGTCAAG AGCACCAACGAGGCGGTGTTCGCCGTGGAGTTTAACTCCAGCGACAGcaccaacatcatcacctgTGGCAAGTCCCACGTCTACTTCTGGACGCTCAGCGCGGGACAGTTCACCAAGAAACAAGGCATCTTCGGG AAATACAAGAAGCCCAAGTTCATGCAGTGCTTTGTGTTCAGTCTGACCGGAGATGTTCTGACAGGCGACTCTGAGGGGAACATCCTGACGTGGGGCAAATCGGCTGCCGATGTCAAAACGCTCGGTAAAGGAGCCAAAG AGACCTTCCAGATCATGCGACAGACCAGAGCCCATGAAGGCAGTGTGTTCACCCTGTGCGCCCTGCAGGGCGGCACTCTGCTCAGCGGAGGAGGGAAGGACCGCAAGATCATCCGCTGGAGCGCCGACCTGGCACCcgagagagagtgtgag ATTCCAGAAAATTATGGAGCAGTCCGTACCATCGCAGACGTGGATGGGGAGGAGCTATTAGTTGGTACGACCCGTAACGCCATCCTCCGAGGCACCTTCTCAGACGGATTTGTGGCCATAGTGCAG ggCCATGTGGATGAGATGTGGGGGCTGGCCACACACCCCTCCCAgaacatcttcctcacctgcgGCCATGACAGgcaggtgtgtttgtggaacacagaggaacacatgcTGGACTGGTGCATCTCGCTGGAG GACTACGGGTTGTGTGCTGATTTCTGCCCCAATGGATCAGTGGTGTCAGTCGGCCTCAGCACAGGAAG GTGGATGGTCCTTGACCTACTGACCAAAGAGGTGGTCTCTGAGTCCATTGATGGGAACGAGCAGCTGTCTGTCATGAGATACTCGCCAG ACGGAAGCTTCTTAGCTGTTGGATCCCATGACAACTTCATCTACATCTACAATGTGACCGAGAGCGGCCGGCGTTACACCCGCTTTGGGAAATGTAAC GGTCACTCCAGCTTCATAACTCACCTGGATTGGGCCAAAGATGGAAAGTACATCATGTCTAATTCAGGCGACTATGAGATCCTTTACT GGGACATAGTCGCAGGGTGTAAACTGTTGAGGAATCGCTTTGAGAGCAAAGACAGAGAATGGGCCTCGTATACCTGTGTGCTGGGCTTCCATGTCATGG GTGTGTGGTTGGAGGGCTCTGACGGCACGGACATCAACGCCCTGTGTCGCTCCCACAGTGAAAGGATGGTGGCCGTGGCTGACGACTTTTGTAAAGTTCACCTCTTCCAGTACCCCTGTCCGAAACCCAAG GCGCCGAGCCACAAGTACGAGGGCCACGGCAGCCACGTCACCAACGTCTGCTTCACCCACAACGATTCCCACCTCCTCTCCATGGGTGGGAAGGACACCTGCATCCTACAGTGGAAGGTGATCGGAGGCGGGGCGGGCGACAGCAGGGAGAGACTGGCCTCGGCCTCATCCGCCTCCACCAGCTCCCCTGAGCCCGCCAGCAGCTAG
- the eml3 gene encoding echinoderm microtubule-associated protein-like 3 isoform X1: MDSSTNSLDDASADGSADFPDRASMMEVRLQAQDDEITLLKSSLADALRRIRLHDQLLPLLKQQLIAVNPGAARVLNQVCSPDGCMGSKRLSSSSIVDGVCHSATSQLSDSIVTNANGHIGSPVSMMPKPRPATLDRSTQTEPTLPGQDDGLDRVPLHRRAQSLQLEDALPPGQTLVEGTRAKLHRAPGLEEEEEEDEDEEDEGGGEQEKELSWTSSVEEPIRPTTIRCLQREDFQDGSCSSEQLGSASIRTSDSNLSSRSGPLSPIQEGEKKPLVRRNSEKLGNPERQRKRLDKKAASSANLLTRSPSLENRTKELIAGAGSPGSRRGTYSQEQSIKMFIRGRPITMYIPSNIQNYEDLKMEPPPERLELDWVYGYRGRDCRANLYFLPTGEALFFIACVVVLYHINNRTQRHYHKHTDCVRCLTVHPDKVRVASGQTAGVDKDGKPLQPCVHIWDSTTLVTLQQIGLGSFQRGVGSVAFSFADSGAFLCVIDDSNEHMLSVWDCNKGTKHAEVKSTNEAVFAVEFNSSDSTNIITCGKSHVYFWTLSAGQFTKKQGIFGKYKKPKFMQCFVFSLTGDVLTGDSEGNILTWGKSAADVKTLGKGAKETFQIMRQTRAHEGSVFTLCALQGGTLLSGGGKDRKIIRWSADLAPERECEIPENYGAVRTIADVDGEELLVGTTRNAILRGTFSDGFVAIVQGHVDEMWGLATHPSQNIFLTCGHDRQVCLWNTEEHMLDWCISLEDYGLCADFCPNGSVVSVGLSTGRWMVLDLLTKEVVSESIDGNEQLSVMRYSPDGSFLAVGSHDNFIYIYNVTESGRRYTRFGKCNGHSSFITHLDWAKDGKYIMSNSGDYEILYWDIVAGCKLLRNRFESKDREWASYTCVLGFHVMGVWLEGSDGTDINALCRSHSERMVAVADDFCKVHLFQYPCPKPKAPSHKYEGHGSHVTNVCFTHNDSHLLSMGGKDTCILQWKVIGGGAGDSRERLASASSASTSSPEPASS, encoded by the exons atgatgCGTCGGCAGACGGCAGCGCTGACTTCCCAGACCGAGCTTCCATGATGGAGGTGCGTCTGCAGGCGCAGGATGATGAGATCACGCTGCTAAAATCCTCGCTGGCTGACGCCCTGCGCAGGATCCGCCTCCATGATCAGCTCTTACCGTTACTGAAACAGCAGCTCATTGCAG TGAACCCAGGTGCTGCTCGAGTGCTGAACCAAGTGTGCTCCCCTGATGGTTGCATGGGCAGCAAAAGACTTTCTTCCAGCTCAATCGTTGATGGGGTCTGCCACTCTGCTACCAG CCAACTGTCAGACAGCATTGTGACCAATGCCAATGGCCACATAGGAAGCCCAGTGTCCATGATGCCGAAACCCAGACCAGCAACACTGGACAGGTCAACCCAGACAGAGCCCACTCTCCCAGGGCAGGACGATGGTCTGGACAGGGTTCCTCTCCACAGGCGTGCCCAGAGCCTGCAACTGGAGGACGCCCTCCCTCCAGGGCAGACTTTGGTTGAGGGGACTCGGGCCAAGCTCCATCGCGCCCCTGGcttggaagaggaggaggaggaggacgaggacgaggaagatgaaggaggaggggagcaggAAAAGGAGCTGAGTTGGACGTCGTCGGTGGAGGAGCCCATTCGGCCAACCACGATCAGATGCCTCCAGAGGGAGGACTTCCAGGATGGGAGCTGCTCCTCAGAGCAACTGGGCTCAGCCTCGATCAGAACCTCGGACTCCAACCTCAGCTCCCGCTCCGGCCCGCTGTCCCCCATccaggaaggagagaagaaaccGCT GGTTCGTAGGAACAGCGAGAAACTGGGGAATCCGGAGAGGCAGAGGAAACGTCTGGACAAGAAGGCGGCGTCCTCGGCCAACCTCCTCACCCGCTCCCCTAGTCTGGAGAA CCGAACTAAGGAGCTAATCGCCGGTGCAG GATCCCCCGGATCTAGAAGAGGAACCTACAGCCAAG AACAGTCGATCAAAATGTTCATCCGAGGCCGGCCGATAACCATGTACATCCCCTCTAACATCCAGAACTATGAAGACCTGAAGATGGAGCCGCCACCTGAGAGACTGGAGTTGGACTGGGT CTATGGTTACCGGGGCCGGGACTGCCGGGCCAACCTGTACTTCCTTCCAACGGGCGAGGCGTTGTTCTTCATCGCCTGTGTGGTTGTGCTTTACCACATCAACAACCGCACACAACGCCACTATCACAAACACACCGATTGCGTCCGCTG TCTTACTGTCCATCCTGACAAGGTGCGCGTGGCATCTGGCCAGACAGCCGGGGTGGATAAAGACGGCAAG ccCCTGCAACCTTGTGTTCATATTTGGGACTCCACCACCCTGGTCACCCTGCAGCAGATCGGCCTGGGATCCTTCCAGAGGGGAGTGGGATCCGTTGCGTTTTCCTTTGCT GACTCTGGAGCCTTCCTGTGTGTGATCGACGACTCAAACGAACACATGCTGTCGGTGTGGGACTGCAACAAGGGGACCAAGCACGCGGAGGTCAAG AGCACCAACGAGGCGGTGTTCGCCGTGGAGTTTAACTCCAGCGACAGcaccaacatcatcacctgTGGCAAGTCCCACGTCTACTTCTGGACGCTCAGCGCGGGACAGTTCACCAAGAAACAAGGCATCTTCGGG AAATACAAGAAGCCCAAGTTCATGCAGTGCTTTGTGTTCAGTCTGACCGGAGATGTTCTGACAGGCGACTCTGAGGGGAACATCCTGACGTGGGGCAAATCGGCTGCCGATGTCAAAACGCTCGGTAAAGGAGCCAAAG AGACCTTCCAGATCATGCGACAGACCAGAGCCCATGAAGGCAGTGTGTTCACCCTGTGCGCCCTGCAGGGCGGCACTCTGCTCAGCGGAGGAGGGAAGGACCGCAAGATCATCCGCTGGAGCGCCGACCTGGCACCcgagagagagtgtgag ATTCCAGAAAATTATGGAGCAGTCCGTACCATCGCAGACGTGGATGGGGAGGAGCTATTAGTTGGTACGACCCGTAACGCCATCCTCCGAGGCACCTTCTCAGACGGATTTGTGGCCATAGTGCAG ggCCATGTGGATGAGATGTGGGGGCTGGCCACACACCCCTCCCAgaacatcttcctcacctgcgGCCATGACAGgcaggtgtgtttgtggaacacagaggaacacatgcTGGACTGGTGCATCTCGCTGGAG GACTACGGGTTGTGTGCTGATTTCTGCCCCAATGGATCAGTGGTGTCAGTCGGCCTCAGCACAGGAAG GTGGATGGTCCTTGACCTACTGACCAAAGAGGTGGTCTCTGAGTCCATTGATGGGAACGAGCAGCTGTCTGTCATGAGATACTCGCCAG ACGGAAGCTTCTTAGCTGTTGGATCCCATGACAACTTCATCTACATCTACAATGTGACCGAGAGCGGCCGGCGTTACACCCGCTTTGGGAAATGTAAC GGTCACTCCAGCTTCATAACTCACCTGGATTGGGCCAAAGATGGAAAGTACATCATGTCTAATTCAGGCGACTATGAGATCCTTTACT GGGACATAGTCGCAGGGTGTAAACTGTTGAGGAATCGCTTTGAGAGCAAAGACAGAGAATGGGCCTCGTATACCTGTGTGCTGGGCTTCCATGTCATGG GTGTGTGGTTGGAGGGCTCTGACGGCACGGACATCAACGCCCTGTGTCGCTCCCACAGTGAAAGGATGGTGGCCGTGGCTGACGACTTTTGTAAAGTTCACCTCTTCCAGTACCCCTGTCCGAAACCCAAG GCGCCGAGCCACAAGTACGAGGGCCACGGCAGCCACGTCACCAACGTCTGCTTCACCCACAACGATTCCCACCTCCTCTCCATGGGTGGGAAGGACACCTGCATCCTACAGTGGAAGGTGATCGGAGGCGGGGCGGGCGACAGCAGGGAGAGACTGGCCTCGGCCTCATCCGCCTCCACCAGCTCCCCTGAGCCCGCCAGCAGCTAG